TGGTCAATACACGCATCGAGGATATGCGATGGGTCCCGGATCCGTGGGCTCACACCACCCGGACACATCATGTACGTATCCCGAACTCCGAGAGGTCAGTATCCCAAGAGCAGACATCGggatcgtcctcttcgacatcgacaaccAGCGAGCAATATACGGAACATGAACAGATAATTACGAATTACAATAATGGGTTAATCATGATAACTCACTTCTTGCCGCAAGAGAAATATGACGAGCTATTAGATAGGATCAAAGGGGATTTCGCAAGGAAAGAAATGGAAACGGAGTTGCAGTcgggaaaggggaaggagacaGACCAGACGGgagtgaaagtgaagatgGGCGAAGATATCGGATCGAATCCATCATTAACATCCACGTTTGGCCCACCTGATTCAATCAACAGCAGTACCAGCTCATCTcagccaaagccaaatccAAAGCCGGAGCCAAAGCCAGAGCCAAAGCCATATGCGAAATCATTTTCAAAGTCGAGTCCCAATGCCAATCCCAATgccaatcccaatcccaatcaaCCTAAACCCAAACCTAAACCTAAGCCTAAACCCAGAAGAATGGCTATCCACTACGGACCGAAATACGACTACACGACTAACCACGCGTCCCCCAATCCCACTCCTGTGCCCGAATACATCCAAaatctgatcaatctgatTACACCGTATCTTGGAGGTGAGGGGTTGGAGATGAATCAAGCGACTTTACAATTTTACCCGCCAGGAGCAGGGATACCACCGCACATCGATACGCACTCGTGTTTCTCCACTCATATTCTGTCGTTCTCGTTAGGAAGCAGTGTTCATATGGGTTTCCAGAAGGCGGATGAAGTGATTAGGGGGAAGATGTTTGCCCCGAGACGGTGTGCGACTGTGATTTCGCCTGATAGTGCGACTGACTCTGCGACTGCGACTGCGACTGCGACTTCGGCGAATAGTAAGATTGCGATTGAAACTTCCCCTGCGAATGCGATGGGGAATTCGATTGAAGCTACACCTTCGGAGATTCCGAGTGAATCGGCAGACAGCGGCATagagagagaagggaaagCCCAAGATCCAGCCAATCAAGACGAGCAACCGATCGAACGAACTTCGAAGACCATTCTTTCCAGCGAAGATAACATCCACCTGACCTCGACCGCGTACACAACCACAAGCTCGAATGCAAACGCGATTGCCACGGTAGATACGTATCATGAGATCCCCCTCCCGCCTAATAGTCTATGTATAATGACGAACGAAATCCGTTATGCGTGGACTCACGGTATCCGCTCACGAGCCACGGACCCTCCTTGCGCCCGACAAGCAGAATTTTCCCATGCAAAAACGGATCCACACTCACATCCCCAGTACGCGGACacagcgtcagcgtcagagtcggcgtcggcgtcggcgtcggcaTCAGTATCAGACTTGGATTTGGCACCGATCAAAAGGGGAGATAGGTATAGTATCACCTTCCGAAAAGTCGATTTCAACGGAGTTTGTAAGTGTGATTATGGAGTATGGTGTGATTCTCAGCAAAACCCAGAGGATAGGAAATAGAGAGTATACAGTAAGGAATAGAGGTTAGAGGGAAAAAAATAGAGAATAGAGAatagagagtagagagtagagagtagagagtagagagtagagagtagagagtagagagtagagagtagagagtagagagtagagagtagagagtagagagtagagagtagagagtagagagtagagagtagagaaCACGTGCCTCTCGATTGACAAAGCTGCATTTTAAAGGTAGAAAAGGCAGAGGAGTCATCAGTATCGCAATTATCGTCGTAAAAGAAGTCAGGAACTATAAATTATCGATACATAATTGTGTTGTTGTAAAACACTACTGCTACTAACCATGaaaatgcatgatgatacaTCCTATGGGCAAACAGATACTAAATCGCCCAATCTACAACTCGAGTGCGATAATTATATGtaccagaccagaccagtCCCGTAAACTCGAACGAAGGTAAACGTACATGATCGCATCAATTGACTTTGACTAAGCCCAAAGcccaaagctcaaagctcgAATCTCGAATCTCAAATTTCACTCTTCTCCTACCCGTTTGACTACGTTATTGTTATTGCTATTCGGCCTAACGCTGATCCCCATACCTGGTACACCGGGCTGACCTATCTTCGGGGGCAAGACTAGGACCCGAGTATTCCGGCGCCAGAATTGGACGATCGTAGAAGCGAGCGATGAGGGGTTGTCCTATCACCGCGGAGAAAGTACGTCAGCACGTCACCACGTCACTGAGCCAGGAGGCGAGCTAAACTCTGTTTGTTTGCCCTAGCCCTTTTTTTATCTCTGCACAAGTCTTCATACCGCTCATACGACCTCACGAGATATTCGTACCCACCGTGGGTGTCACGGATGGATGAGTGCAACGATAAGTCGTcacagactcagactcacctcatgtAGATAATGGCCTGTATCAGGCATGACCTCCAACTGGAATTTCCCTTGCCTATTCAATTCCCGAATTTCCCGCATCAGGTTAACTCTCTTTTGCGGGTCAACGAAGTACTTGGAAGTCTGGAAGACCCAACGTACATTTGGCCAACCATCAATTCTTTATCCAGCCTCTCTTGTCCTGCCAGAACCAACATTCTTGCGCATTTCGCTTCCAGAAATCTCCGACTTAAACCTTTATACCATTCTACCGAGATATTCCACTCATTATCAGTCTGTGTGCTCTGCAGCTGGACAACCCAAGGGAAGATCACACTCACCTTCCCAATATGGCTCTGTAGCTAATAAATCGGTTCTCCAAACTTGTCTCCCACCCGGCGTATTGGCACCTCCGCCGCTGTCTTCAGGGTCAGGTATTATGGTTGACGGTACGGATACTCTGGCTGCTTCTGTATCGCGCAGTGTATTGGAGGACAAGCTGGTGACATGCACAGCATCAGCACTCAATGACGCCATTCCAGTTCATTCATGAGGAGCAAAAgtgacgagaagaaagacTCACTGCCAATGTATAGCATCTATCACAGATCTGAACGAGTCAGGCCGTTGGGCAAGGATGGATTTCATAAGTGGCAGAGCTTCAATCGCTGTGCCTGCACCCATTTATCCAGCACGCAATCAGCAGCTCATCCAGATATAGCAGCAAAGAGTCGGTAAGAAGTAGACTGACCTTCGACGACATCTAACACTATCACACCGGGTATAGTGTACCCCTTCTTTTGGAGTAAAGGCGCGGACGATAAGATCGGAGCAGCGCCCATGGAATGGCCCATCAACTATTTTGCATAATAAGCTGGAagtcctcatcatcagagcTAGCGCAGCTTACTAGTAAGGAAGGCGACTCTTTGGGATTAGGGAACACATGTTCTATCAAGCCGATAAGATCGTTCTGGAGGGTATGTAGGCATAAATCGGTTTCTGACGAATCGATGGCTTTCGTCTTACCTGTTTGACATAAGGCAAAAAGGCATTAGCCTGCGAAGTATTCAAGCtcggaagaaggagtcgGAAATAGTAAGTAGGGATGAGGTTGGTGCTAATGTACGGACGGAAGAGAAAAGGGGACTCACCGTGACCCCTACAATCGAAACTCAGAATACCTAATTCCCCACCACTTATACTCGTTATATATTTAGCCAAAGCCGCGAAGCTCAACCCGGACGCGCCTGCGCCATGATGACATATGAGGTATGtttctttatccttctcgtcGACAACCTTTGGCGGGGTGAGATATACTCTGAATgtgattgaggatgaggcagGCGTGACTTCCAGAGCCTGAGCGAAGAATGCAGACGCTGAGAGAGGTGTGAGATCTGTCGAGCCATATTTCGAGGGCGGTGGTAGGCTGCAAGCGTGATCCAAGAGTGAGCTCTACACAACATGAGTTGCAAATAAAATGAGAGCAATGCATCTGGACGCTGGCGACATAAATAGCTGTGGCAATTGCTGAGACTACTCACGCCGCATGTAATTCACTCAaatcatccccttcttcctcttccaactcctcTAGTTCATCATgatcctcgtcgtcctctgcCCAAGGAGCTCTTGTAGCCGGGATCTTGGGTAGCTTGTTTGCTATTGCTTTTCGGAATGCGTCTGACATGGTGAGTGGGTATGTATATAGGGCTACACTGTATGTGATTGCATTTACTCGCATCTACAGTATGATGAAACCGTCGGCTTCCTACTGAGCCGGTCTGTGCGTTTGTGATATACATAGTAGTGTTGTGCCACGTGACATGTGAATGTGATCGAAAGGTGGAATGTTTATTGCGCTATGACGGTATTGGTCAGGTACAGCTGTCTCGGTACTCACATTGCGTCTCAAGACGttatcaacaacaacatggACAGATCAGATGACTCCAAGACTGTCAAGTGGTGACCAGCTACTGTACTACCCAGACACCGGAACCATTGCATCATCGACCTGATCAGGACTTCGACCCTCGACTGACATTGCAACCCGGATGATCCCTTTTCGCCCATGACATAACACGACCTACGACAATGTCCCATCCGTGTCGACTGTTGCTCCGGGCACCACCCCACCTACCCTTTGTCCAAGGGTATCCAGGTATACCAGCATCTCCCTCCATCAATCGTAAGGCTGCGGGAGTGCATGGTCAACTAGAGCTTCGAGTGGGCAGCATACCCGTGAAAGCCAAATGGGTACGAGTCGAAATCCGTAAATACGAAAGTCTACCCGCCGGGTTCCCCAACGCAGGTACGGAAACATGGGATCATGTAGGAGAGATACTGACCGTTTGGAAACCTTCCGACTCTTCCAAGGAGACTCAAGCTATCGAGACATCCGATTTCCCATTCCACTTACCTCTCCCTTTAGATATTCCCCCAAGTGCAGAACTGCCCAAATCGACGGGAGTGAGATACGAGCTCGTAGCTGCCATATGCTATAAGCAGAAGGGTGGTCTTTTCAAGAAAGAATCATATCCAATATTGAAAATCTCTGaacccctcatcatcgtcaagaacGAATTGCATTCAGCTTGGCCGATATACAATCAACCGTCCGACCCGAGAGCTATCGAGAAAGGGTACTCGAGAATTAAGAAATTCTCGAATGATCAGTTGATATTGACTTTCCACAGACCGAGCTTAGCCTTCGGCCCGAATGATAAGATACAATTCTCCGCGTCGCTAAAATCGACAAAATCGCAAGCTTTCAAATTGAAGGGTTTCGAATGTACGATGTACGAAGTCATCACCTCCATACCTCTCTCCGCGGAGAGTCTGGGTCCGAAAGGTgggaaaaagaggaaatcgCTACAGACGCCTGTAGTCAGGTCTAGACCGATAAgtacgatcaaagctgctgtGGATGAACGTATAGGACTGGGCGGAGAAAAGTCAGCTAGAATTGAGATGTTGGTGGAAAGGGCACTGGTCAGTGTGACAAGTGCCAAGTCGCTGAAAGTGGAGTATGAGCTggaagtcaaagctgtgaTGGACGGTCTGAGGGATaaagtggaaatgggagGTATTATGTATACTGTCGGCGTGTACGGTCGAGGCGACGCTGCGCAGGCtatcaggtgagtcgcatCGCATCATGATTCGACAAGCTATCTGACCAACTGAATGTGAATGATATGCTGCAGAGATATAGGACATGTGGATACACTTTGCCCAAGTCCCCCTCCAGCCGCTCCTACACCCCGACCGATCGATTCGACACCATTCTCCGGATCACAGCCTGACTTACCCCCCAACGCCCGACCGAATCAGAACCATTTGAACGCTCCCCTACCTCAACAACGCCCAACCTCGGGAGCCGGCTCACAGCCGCTGAACCAGGGTTTCGAGCCTCGACAAGGGTATCATCGGCAGTCATCAAGTACGAGCGACAGTACGTTCACCACCACTACCACGAATTACAATACCAATGAATTCGGGATGACGCCTCAAAATAGTCAACATCGCCCATACGCCACGATGCCCACCTCGCCAGGGCAGCGCCACGCAAATGTGATGTTTCCCAATCCACAACCTTCACAAAGACCTAGAAGCGTGACGCCCACCTCACCTTCTATGCAGTCTGGGGAACCCGAAGAGAGGTACGCTCAGAGTGATGCTGGTCATGATACTGGTAATAACCGGTACTCAACGGCGACGATGGCCACGTTTGGTAGATGGGATAAAGGTCTTCGGAATGCTATGGGGTCTGGACAAGGTCAGGATGGGCAAgaaacgatgatgagcttgaattCCAGCGACGTGAGCATATCTCCCGACCTCTCGGATGACACACGCCCTTTAGCTGACGAGTGTTCTAAAGAACGCGATGACACCTACCACACCTACTATGCCTTCGCCATCAACTCGTCAATCATCGCCTGGCTTCATGCCTTCACGTCCTACTTCCGCCAGACCCAATGTCCCGCCAAGCGCCTTTCATCTTTCCGCAGAACAAGAGAAATCAGCACAAAGAGAACGCTACGAGAACGCTCGTCTAGCTCAACAACCTAAAAAGGCTGATCCTGAAATACCTGAGATACCACCACCCGAATATGCGCCGCGAGTCCCTGCCCAGCCTAATCGCCAGTATACCGCACCCTCTAGACCCGTATCGGAATATACCAGTAACAATGTTTCACCCGCCAATTCCAGTCCGAAAACCCTTAGTTCCCCAAGACtagcttctcctcctccgggGAACAGGATGGGCTCGTCCCCGCCTGCTAGCGTTCCCGAAACGCAGGAACACACCTCAGCtattgaggagaaagaagcccAGCGAAAACGGTATGAAGAAGCTGGGGTCGACGCGTCCAATTCTAGTGGGTCTAAAAATGCAAATGCGACCGCGAGTACGAAAAGACAATCTAGTATCATTCAAGCTTTGAAGACCTCACCGCCGCTGCTGCCTCGGAGTTcgcttcagcagcagcaacagcagcaagGAGAAGCATCGCCAATACCGTACAATGCGATTTTCTCACATACCAGATCGAGTTCTGTTGGATTAGGTATCTCGTCtgcatctggatctggatcgGGAGGAGGCAATCCGCTGAGCGAGAAAGAACAGATGAAAAGGTATTATGAAGCCCAAGATGCCGTCGCCAGAGCACAAAGCCAATCTCCACCTGCATCTCCTAATAAGATGCTTGGCGTGGGAAGCAGTAGTGCTTtagcgaagaagactggGAATACAAGACCTAACAGTCCGATACTGGATGACAACGGAGCGAgtggttctggttctggtcCTGGAGGCTCGTCGTCGGCAAGACCAGCTCAAATCGCCACTATACAACATGATCAAAGCTCCATCTCGAGACCTTCGTCGCCTTCTGGTAGTCGACCACcggtgattgatgagaaAGAACAGATGAGACGATACTATGAAGCTCAAGACAAGGTGGCTGCTGCTTCCAATCGAGGAGAAGTCAGTTCGCATTTCGGGCAAGAACtacagcagcagcagaccCCACCGCGACAGCCTCGACAGGCAGGATCAGCTATGGATGAGAAAGAGCAGATGAGACGGTATTACGAAGCGCAAGATAATGTCGCTCGAGCTCATGGAACCAATTCGCccaatatcaatcaagctggtccatcgaaTCCAACCGCAAGAGTCTCGTCGGCCGTATCCAATGCGAACGCAGGGGCGGTAGATGAGAAAGAGCAGATGAGACGATATTATGAAGCTCAAGATCGAGTGGCGaatgcttcagcttcagcttcagcatctgGCTCAGGGTCGGCTCCAACATCGCAAATAGTCAACGGGAGTAGTAGTGGGGCCATAAGAACACCACCGAGAGCAAGTACGACTACGGCGATTGATGAGAAAGAACAGATGAGGAGGTACTATGAAGCCCAAGATCGAGTCGCAcgagcttctgcttctccgccTGGACCTCAAGCCCTAGCCCAGAGCcgagcttcctcttcgcgATTCGCACAAGATACCCCCAACACATCTCCAGAAGTCAAGCATAGCATTGAAGGTTCTGGCGCGGTAGACGAGAAAGAACAGATGAGAAGGTATTATGAAGCTCAGGATCGAGTTGCTCAGGCGAATAATAACCCCGACGCATCGCCTTCGAGGTCAACAAATGCGAACTCGATAAGGAAGGACACTGGGTCGGGGGAAAGGTCGGGAGCGACTGCGCTGGACGAGAAAGAACAAATGAGGAGGTATTATGAAGCGCAAGATAGGgtttctcaatctcaagcccagggtcaagctcaaggccAAGCTTCTGGAAGTGGCAGTGAAATTGGAAGTGGATCAAGACTCAATTCCAATAATAGAGGTGATCCATCGTCGCCTGCACCTATATTAGCTCCTCCCGTCGATTCTCCTCCTGCGATTGACTCCAATGAGAAGAATAGTAGCCAAGGGTATATGTCGGCGGAACAAGAGAAAGAAATGATGCGGAAACGATATGAACAAGCTACCAATGCTGTAGATCGATATAATTCACcatcaccgtcaccgtcaccgccttcttcgccttcgcctgGGCGAGGCGGCACTTCGTCAGCTATTCCGGCTGCGGCGGCTGGTATAAGGGAAAGTAATAAACCTAGAACCAGTTTGGGGCTGGCTTCTGAGCAAATGCAACAAAGATCGGCGAATACGAATGATCAGTCTCCCGGTCCTAAACGTTCGAACACATCCTCTGAAACGGCTGGGTATTCGACTTTCAGTCCGCCAGATTCGCCATTGATCAGTCGAGATccaacgatcaaagctgggaAAGCGAGGGCGGTTGACCCGAGTACTAATTCGACTGCGAATGCGAATACCCAAGCCAATCCCAATGATACTGGAAATGcgccaccaccaccgccactACCTGCTAGACCGCCTAAAGAGTATGTGGAATTATTAGCTCATCGGTAAATACATAGACCCGGATATGGATGACTTCAGGTAGTACTCTACTGCATCATTCCATGGCAGTTCGCAAATGGGGATatgggaaatgggaaatgggaaatgggaaatgggaaatgggaaatgggaagatatgggatatgGATGTAGAAGGGATCACTTTAGACGCTTGATAGCTTCATCTTGTATCAACGACACCTTATACACTATGCACCTATTGCAGCTAAATCGAGGTCGATGCACGAGGATATAGGGGTAGCATGTAGATGTATCTGTCTCGATAATCTGCATTGATAGGAACCATGCAATAGCTCTTATGACTAGCTGCTTTACATTAAATTGTTGCATTCGCATACTGTATCATCCTCGTGCTGACTGATGATATTGACTCTGCAGCTATAAGCGTGATGCCCTCGTTCCTCATTGAATATTCCATATTCCTGGTTCCTTTCGAATCGAACAAATCAAAAGCACTCAGTGCGACTCGATCTATGCTCTATTTCTATTGAGTTTGGGAAAGAGGGAAACTATTCCGAAAGAGCCTAACTTTTGACGCAGAAACAGGCTCGTTATGCCATTGCAATCAACAGATCGACGATACATCGATGTCTTTTGCACCTTCCTTGCGCTCCGCAACTCCTTTTTCAGTGACAACGCAGCCTACAGCGAGTCACGTAGAGCAGCCGTCAGCCATCGGCCACCAACAAAGTCAAACTCAATAGGCCAGGTCTGTGAACGGTCACAATTGGGTATGACTGAGATttggaagagaagattggGACCCACTTATAAGCTCAGCAGGAGTAACGTCGAACGAAGGATTATATACCCTCTGCCAAGGCTTATCGCCCTCTCCTACTCCCTCGGGGGTGATTCGCACGACGCTGAGCTTGCCAGTTTCGATATTTAGTCCGCGGACTTGGGTAGCTTCCACAGGAGGTCTCTGCTCGATGTGAATCCTGTGTGTGCGGCGAGATAAGTCAGCGGACATTTGATAAGCTGGAATTTGAATTTGTGATAGCTTTGAttcttgatatcgatattgagAATGATGGGGGGGAGAACGGAATGTGATGGATGAACGACAAAGGATCGCAGGACATCTGTTTGATCAGGGACGTATATGGACATGGACTCACTCAGCACCGGTTTtgagggaaagatcgatAGTTGTCACTGGGGCAACTACCATAAATGGGATATTGTGTCTCTGGGCTAGAACAGCGGCTTGGTATGTACCGATCTGACCAACAAAGCGCATGAGCTGGATTTGAATTGCATGAGGACATAAGGACcgtactcaccttgttggCGGTATCACCATTCTTGACTACCCTATCTGCGCCAACTATCACTCCGTCGATATCTTCATGCTGGAACAGGGAGCCAAGCATCGTATCGCCTGCGTGGGCAGATAAGAGGACGGACGCTAGGTCAGCCTCTATGATAGCTGGAGTCTCACTTGTGTACGATTtgagggagggaggaggacTGTAACTTACATATCATACAAGCTGGAATCTCCAGAGTCGTCAGCTCCAAGCTCGTCAATCTTGATCCTTGGTGATACGGAGTAGTCTGAGCGTAATAAGCCGTATCTAGTTGATCGTTCTCGAATAAGGCAGTGATCACTCCTATGGCAGTTCCGTATCCCTAAAAAgcaatgatcagcatttgaAACAAGATGCTTTTTACAATATTTGGAGAATTAATCGGACATATGCTCCACAACAGCAAATTATACAAAACAGACGAAACGAAGCGTGTTCTCATTCTCggacgcagacgcagactcagactcatACTCACAGATGTGGCCAGACTACCAGTATTACAGACAGTAACAACCTTCAACTTGCTCTTTCCGCTTTTCTTGGCTAACCATTCGGCTCCTAGTCGTCCCATTGTCATATTTCTCTCCAAGTCTTCTTCGTGAACGTCTTGGCAGATCTGTTGTACCTTCTGGACTAGGTCTGCTGAAGCCGAAGTCgcagacgaggacgaagaggaagaggaagaggtatgcGTCTTGATGTACGTTCGTATCCTATTCATAGCTTCACTCAAGTTGACAGCAGTAGGTCTTGACGATTGAAGATAGTCGCATTGATCCAATATCCACTTCTtaacctcttcctctgatttTGATCTGATTTCCTCGGTTGAGAGTGATGATTTAAGCGAGAGAGCAGCTAAAGAGGCGATAGCGGGTGCACCACGGATCTTCATACTTTTGATAGCGTCGAATGCTTCTTCCGGAGTAGAAATAGGTATCCATTTGACGGAATGACTACAGCGGAACGCAAAGCAAGAACCTAGTGTGAGCAAATGCATCGTCGAGCAGCATATTTGCATGTGACTATTTCCGTCTTTCCGTCGCCAAGCAGCATACTTGATCATGActaccttcttcatcatatcCTCAAGGACTAGAGGAGGAAAGTTAAGACTCACGGAAGCAAGAGTTGATCAACAATTTCCACTTGACCCGACTTGTCGATCCGGATCGAGGTCATCATGTCTGGTAAAGGTTTCTTACCCGATGGAGCTTGAGCGACCATTTTGCGAAAAAGCTGTCTGTTTTTTTTGCTTGAGGTGAGATCCGGATTCTCGGTTCGGTCTCGATAGGTCAGATCTGAACGGTATCAACAGGTCATTGACCGCTAGTCAACAAGAGGACAATGTGAGCTTTGGCAAGCACGTTTCGACAAAGCATTCGA
This portion of the Kwoniella dejecticola CBS 10117 chromosome 9, complete sequence genome encodes:
- a CDS encoding methylthioribose-1-phosphate isomerase; translated protein: MVAQAPSGKKPLPDMMTSIRIDKSGQVEIVDQLLLPHSVKWIPISTPEEAFDAIKSMKIRGAPAIASLAALSLKSSLSTEEIRSKSEEEVKKWILDQCDYLQSSRPTAVNLSEAMNRIRTYIKTHTSSSSSSSSSATSASADLVQKVQQICQDVHEEDLERNMTMGRLGAEWLAKKSGKSKLKVVTVCNTGSLATSGYGTAIGVITALFENDQLDTAYYAQTTPYHQGSRLTSLELTTLEIPACMICDTMLGSLFQHEDIDGVIVGADRVVKNGDTANKIGTYQAAVLAQRHNIPFMVVAPVTTIDLSLKTGAEIHIEQRPPVEATQVRGLNIETGKLSVVRITPEGVGEGDKPWQRVYNPSFDVTPAELISCVVTEKGVAERKEGAKDIDVSSIC